CCAGCCCGTGCAGATAGGCTTCGATCTCCTCGTCGCTGCGGTGCCGCCGCCCCAATGCCCGCTGTGCCCCGATCGATCTGCGCCGCCGCCCGGTATCCACGCGCCGCGGATCCCGCGCCCACGACAGCGCGTGCAGATGCCGCCCGACCGCCGGCCCCACCACCGCCGCCAACGGCTCCTCGCCCAGCTCCGCCAGCTGCCCCACCCGCGTGATGCCCCGGTCGTGCAGTTCCCGCGCGGTCACCTCCCCGACTCCCCACAGCCGCTCCACCGGCAGCGGATGCAGAAACTCCAGCTCCTTTTCCGGCGGAACCTCCAGCAGCCCATCGGGTTTCGACACCGCACTGGCCACCTTGGCCAGAAACTTCGTGCGCGCCACCCCGACGGAAATCGGCAACCCGACCTCCGCCCGCACCCGCGCCCGCAACCGGTGCGCGATATCCACCGGCGCCCCCGCGATCCGCCACAACCCCGCCACGTCCAGAAACGCCTCGTCGATCGAGATCCCCTCCACCTCGGGCGTGGTGTCGCGGAAGATCTCGAACACCTGCTTGCTGGCCTGCGAATAGGCCGCCATCCGCGGCGGCACCACAATCGCGTTCGGGCACAACGCCAGTGCCTGCCGCACATTCATCGGCGTCCGCACCCCGAACGCCTTCGCCTCGTAACTGGCCGCCAACACCACCCCACCGCCGACCAGCACCGGCCGCCCCCGCAACCGCCGATCGTCCCGCTGCTCCACCGAGGCATAGAAGGAGTCCAGGTCGGCATGCAAGATAGCCGCCCGCTCAGGACGGTCACCAATACCCACGGAAGAACCGGACACGAACATATGTTCGCATACCCGTCGGTCTCTTGTCCGGGAGGTCGCGGTTCAGCCACCCGACTCGGTCAGTGCGGCGGGGCGGTCAGGTCGTAGGCGGTCATGTCGCCGAACTTCTGGGTTGCGGTGTAGTGGGCGCGGACCCAGTCGAGGATTTGCTTGTTGCCCGCGGGACGCCAGATGCCTTGCTCGGGATCGACGGGGGCGGCGGGGTCCTTGGGGGTCTTGTCGACTCGCCAGGAGTCGGGCAGCTTGACCTCGGGGACCAGGTAGTAGGAGATCTCGTGGTCGCGGACCAGGTCCTGGAATTGCGGCAGGGTCGGGACCGGGTCGGCGGAGGTGAAGCCGCCGATGGCCAGAACGGAAGTGCGGCTGGCCAATTCGAGGCCGGCGGCGGGGGAGGAGCGGTCGATGGCGGCGGACCAGCGGGTGTGGGTGGCTTGCAGGAGGCCGACCAGTTGGGGATCCACCTGACCGCCGAAGAGCAGTTCGAGTTGTTTGCGGAAGTCGTCGGCCGGGCTCGCCTTCTTCGGGCGGCCCGGTCCCACCACCGGGCTGCCGCCGGTGTGCGACTGCGGCAGGGTCGCCGCGGCGTAGGCGGTCGAACCGGCCAGGCCCGCAAGCACACCCACCACGAGCAGCACAGTGGTCACGCGCCCACGCAGCCGGTCGAGGCGCGCGGCGGGCGGCAACGCCAGCGCCAGCAAGCCCACGGCAGCCACCACGACGGCGGCCAGGACGACCCAGCGCAGCCAGGCCTGCCACTCGGAATTGCGGTGCAGCAGCACGAATCCCCACACCCCGGCGGCCAGAATCAGCGCGGCCCCGCCGATGCGTCCGATCGCGTCGGCCCGTCGCCGCCACGCCTCGAACACTCCCAGCGCGAAGCATGCGGCAATGGCGGGCGCGATGGCCAGCGTGTAGTAGGCGTGCATCCCGGATTTCATCCCCGCGAACAACGCCCCGTCGATGACCGTCCACAGCCCGAACACCAGTGCCGCACCGCGCATCACATCGGTGCGCGGCCGCCGCCCCCGCGACACCAGCACCAGCACGAACGCGACCAGCGCCGCGGGCAGCAGCCACGAGATCTCGAAGCCGATCTCCCCGGTGAACAACCGGTCGGGGCCGTTGCCGAACCCGCCGGGCCCGAACCCGCCCTGCCGGATATCGGCCGGGATCTGGTAGCCCTCAGGCAGATCGAACGGATTGCCGGAATTGCCGCCCATATGGTTCTTGCCCAGGTAGCGAGCGAACCCGTTGTAGCCCAGCACCAGATCCATGAACGTGTTGTCCTTGGACCCCGCCAGATACGGCCGCGAGTCGGCGGGCCACAGAATCGTGAGCACCACATACCAGCCCGAGGCGACGAGCAACGCGCCCAATGCCGCCAGCGAATGCAACAGCCGCCGACGCAGCGAGATCGGCGCGACGATCAGATACGCCAGTCCCAGCGCGGGCAGCACCATCAGACCTTCGAGCATCTTGGCCAGGAACGCGAACCCGAGCGCGACACCGGCCAGCGTGATCCACCGCAGGCTCGCGCGCGGCAGCGCCCGCACCGTGCAGTAGGCGGCCGCGGTCATCAGCAACACCATCACCGCGTCCGGATTGTTGAACCGGAACATCAACGCCACCACCGGCGTCACCGCCAGCACCACACCCGCCAGCAGCCCGGCTCCGCGGCTGCACGTCACCCGCGTCACCGCGCCGTACATCAGCGCGACCGCGCCGACGGCCATGATTGCCTGCGGTGCAAGCATGCTCGCGCTGCTGAAACCGAACAGCTGCCCCGACAATCCCATCACCCATTGCGAGACAGGCGGTTTGTCGACGGTGATGAAGTTGCCCGGATCCAGCGACCCGAACAACAGCGCCTTCCAATTCTGCGACCCGGACCAGGCCGCCGCGGCATAGAAGCCGTTGCCCATCGCATTGACGGTGATGTTCCACAGGTAGGCGGCGGCGGTGCCGACCAGCAGCAGCGCCAGCGCCAGGCGCTCCCAGCGGCGGGCCGGCGGTAGCGCGTCGCCGCGGTCGATCGGCGGAGCGGTCGGTTCGGACGGGGCCAACTCGGCAGTGGTCGCGGTCACCGCCGGGAGTCTGGCGGTCGAGGCGGTGAGAACCCTGGCTCCCGCCTGGGAACTCGCTGTGAACCGCGTCCTCCCTATGCTGGTCGAATGAGCCCAGGTACGGCAGCGCTGGTGCGCATCGACCCCGACCTCGACGCGGTGACCACGATCGGCGACGAAGCCGAGCCGGGTGCGGCCGGGGTGACCCGCGCGGACATCGATGCGATCTGGCAGTCGGTGCAGGAGTGGTATCGCCTGGGCACGACGCCCGCGATTCAGGTGTGCCTGCGCCGACGTGGACATGTCGTGATGAACCGGGCCATCGGCTACGGCTGGGGCAACGCGCCCAAAGACGGCCCCGACGCACCGAAGCAGCTGGTCACGCCGGAGTCGCCGTTCTGCGGATTCTCCACCGCCAAGGGCGTTTCCACGGCGCTGATGTTCATGCTCATCGAACAGGGCGCCTTCGCGTTGACCGATCCGGTGTGCGCCTACATCCCCGAGTTCTCGAGTCATGGCAAGGACCGCATCACCCTCGGCGATGTGCTGTCGCATTCGGCCGGGGTCCCGTTCATCACGCCACCGCACCGCGGCGCGGATCTGGTGCTCGACGAGGAGCTGGCGGTGCGCGGCCTGGTCGATCTGGTCCCGAGCTGGCCGCCCGGCCGCTTCCGCGTCTACCACGCCCTGACCGGCGGCCTGATCCAACGCCTGCTGGTGCGGCGCGCGACCGGGAAATCCATGCGCGAGCACCTGCGTGAACAGGTCCTCGATCCACTCGGGTTCCGCTGGAACAACTTCGGCGTCCGTCCCGAGGACGTCGACGCGGTCGTCCCCAGCGTGAAGGTGGGCCCCGGCCCATCCCCGATCTGGCGGCATGTGGCGGGCCGCGCCCTCGGCGGCGGCCTGTCCGGGCCCACCGACGCGACCGCCGTCCGCGCGTTTCTCACCGCCGAGCTGCCCTCCGGCAATCTCGTCACCACCGCGTTCGAACTCTCGCGTTTCTACGAGATTCTCACTCGCGGCGGCGAACTCGACGGCGTGCGCATCATGGGCCCCGAAACCCTCGCCGCCGCCACCCGGCCCGCCCCCTGGCTGCCCGGCATCGCCGGCCGCGTCTCCGTCGGCGGCTACGAACTGGGCGCGCGCCGTTCGAAGTTCGGCCGCCACACCGAATCCCACTTCGGCCGCAGCGGCCTGACCACCCAGTACGGCTGGTCCGACCGCGCCCGATCCCTCTCGGGCGCGATCCTCACCAGCGGCAAGGCCCAAGCCGACACCGCCCGCCCGGCCCGACTGGTCGCCCAGATCTCGGAGCTCATGCGCTAGACCGGGAACACCTCGTCGGATGACCTGCCGCCCTGGCGAATTCGGGTGGTTAGCGCGCTGCAAGCGGTGCGCACCATCGCGGCGGGCGGCAATATCCCCGACCCCGGCCTGGCTTCACCGCCCTGCGCCCACCCGACAACTCGCCCGTTCCCGGCGTAGTGCGTGCAGCTCACTCGCGCCCGCGAGCAACGCCAGCGACCGCGATTCGATGTCGGCATCACGGACCGTCAGGCGGTCGAGCACCTCGTTCCAGCGGCGCGTCGCACCGAACTCGCCCATCAGCAGCCGCAGCGCGGGAATGCCGTAGCCGGCGCGGCGCAGCTGGTGCACGATGCGGGCGTCGCGCACGTCGGCGGGGGTGTAGACGCGCTCGCCGCGCAGCGCGGTGCGGCCGGGTGTCACCAGTCCCATTGCGTCCCAATGCCGCAGGGTGGAGGTGCGCACGCCGAGGGCCTCGCCCAGCTGCGAGATCGTCATCGAATCCGAACCGCGCACCTCCACGAGCGGCTCGGAGCCGATGTGCCGCACCGCTGTCCGTGTCGCCTCGAGGTCCCGGCGTTCGGCGTCGAGGCGCGCGTGTGCCGCGTCCAGCAGGGCGAGCATGGTAGCGGGGGAGTCGTGGTGGGCGGCGCGCACGATGCGCTTGGCCGCCACCGGGCCGACCCCCGCCGCGAGCGCGCGATAGGCCCGCGCGGCGATGACGTGCGTGTCCCGATAGCGCCGGTAGCCGGTGTCGGTGCGGGTCGCGGGCGGCAGCACCCCGTCGCGCTCGAGATTGCGGATCTGCTGCACGGAGTAGCCGGACCGTTCGGCCACCGCGGCCGTCCGCAGAGAGGCCGAGTTTCGACTTTCGACCACCTGAACTCCTGATTTCACGCGTCAAGTCTCCACTAGCACTTCAAGGTCACGATAGAACACAATGGAAATCGACGAGATCACCGAGTTCATCGAATCCCTGGGCGGCGTGCTGACACTCGCCCCCGGGCCCGGTAGCGACTTCCCCGAGATCGCCTGGGGCGACCGGTTCTTCTACTACGCGCCCGACGGTCAGGTGCCCACCCGCGTCCAGCCCTTCGCCACCCTCGTCACCAAGGACAATCCCGACGACACGTCCTCGAACCTCAACCGCCCCGGCGTCTTCCGGCTCAATATCAGCGCCGGGCGGGAAGCCTTCACCGAACACCTCGGCCACCCTCCGCGCGAGGTCGCCGATCACCGCGGCGACGCCGGCAGGAGCGATACCCTCCTCGCCCACCCGGTCTACGCCGGTGCCGCGTGGCTTGCCGTCGTGAATCCGGGGGCGCGCACCGACGCCGCGGTGAGGCGGCTTCTCGTGTCGGCGCACGCGCGCGCCCGGGCCGCCTACGATCGCCAATCCGGGTGATTGGAAAGGCAACTCCACGCAGGTCAAGCGACGATCCGAGCCGATAGCTTGACGGCCGGTAAGGTATTTCTCTACCGTGCGATGAGACGGCCGGTGCGAGGGGAGGCGTTCGATATGTCGGGTCCGAGCGTGCTGTGGCCGGACACTGCGGTGCCGGCCGATCAGCTGATCATCGATGCGGCCGCGATGGTCGATCTCGAGATCGAGCCGATCCTGACCGCTATCCTCGGGGCCGACGAATATCGGCTGCGCTGCTGGTTCGCCACGCCGGTTCGGCACGCGGCGACGGTGCGCTACCGGCAGGAGGTTTTCGCCGACCTGGGGGATGACGCTGTCCGGAAGGCTTGCGACACATTCGCGAGGGGGATGCGCACGATGCGCCGCCGGATCGACGCCCGTGATCGTGTGCAGCACGAGCATCAGCGGTCCTGGTGGCAGCTCAGCGCTGCCACGGAGTACGTCGACGCCGTCAGACGGTTCGCGGAAGCATTGGCCGTGCTGCCCTTGACTTCTCGCGCACTGAACCAATGGCGCGAGTTTCTCGCGGGCTATATCGACGCTTCCGGTTTCGCGGATCTGACCGCCGCGGTTCGACGGACGCAGCAAGCGCTGAGCGGGGTGCGCTACAGCCTGCGGATCGTCGACCGCACCCTCGAGGTCGGGCCCGCTGAGACAATCCCGGATTACAGCGTGACCATCGCGAATCTGTTCGCGCGCTTCGGCGTCGGTGCCCCGCGCCCGCCACGGCCGCGGTCGGAATGGGACGACATCAACCACATGGAGGAGCAGATCCTCGATCACGTCGCCATGGTGCATCCGCGCGCCTTCCAGCAGCTCACCGAATTCGCCCGCGCGCACGAGCATTTCGTGGACGAGGCAGTGGCGGAGTTCGATCGCGAGATCCAGTTCTATCTGACCTATCTCGACTTCGTAGCCCACGCGAGCGGCACGACACGGGCAATGTGCCTGCCGCAGTTGGCGTCCGGGGATACGCCTGTGCACGCCGAGGACGCATTCGATCTCGCACTGCTGACCCGCCGCCGACCTACCGACACCGAGGTGGTGTGCAATGACTTGCGACTGTCGGGCCCCGAACGGGTGCTGGTGGTGACCGGTCCCAATCAGGGCGGCAAGACGACCTTCGCCCGTGCGTTCGGCCAGTTGGTCTATTTCACCGCGCTCGGCTGCCCCGTTCCGGCCCGTCATGCCTGCCTGCCGCTGGCGGACCGCGTGTTCACCCACTTCGAACGTGCCGAGCAGGCAACCGATCCCGATGGCCGCCTCGGTGAGGAGTTGCTGCGCATCCGGGAGACTTTGGCCGCGGCGACCGCCGACAGCGTGATCATCCTCAACGAGAGTCTCAGCTCCACCAGCAGCGCCGACGCCGTGCGTATCGGTCGTGATGTGCTCGCGCAGATCGTGGCCCGGGGTGCGATCGCGGTGTGGGTGAGCTTCCTCGACGAGCTGGCCCGCACCGGTCCGGCTGCGGTGAGCATGGTCGCCGCCACCGACCCCGACGATCCTGCCCGTCGCACCTTCCGCATCGAGCGCCGCCCCGCCGACGGCAATGCGCACGCGGTGGTGCTCGCCGAACGCTTCGGCCTCAGCTACGACCTCGTGACCGCGAGGATCGCCGCATGCGAGTAAGTCTTCTCCATCCGCCGGACCGTCCGGAGCGCTCGACCAGCAACGGCGACAACACCTTCGACGACCTCGGACTCGCGACACTGTGCGAGGCGGCCGCCGCGGACCCGTTCGTCCGCGGGGCGATCCGCGCGGCGCTGATGGCGCCGACCACGGATCCGGAGGTGATCCGCTATCGGCATGCCGTCCTGGCCGACTGCCGCGCCCATCCTGCCGTCGTGCGCGAGCTGTATCGGATCGCGGCGCTCGCCACCGAGGTGAAACGCCGCAAGGTCGGCCCCGCGCACCGGGCGGGCGGCAGATTGTTGCTCGCGTTGGAGCCGCTCACCGAATTGATCTCGTGTCTGCGGCAACTGCGTGCCGTCTGTGACAGCGACGGTCACCATTTCCGCGCGCCCGGCTTCACCGCGTTGATGAGAGTCGTCGCCACCGACCTCGACGACGGCTACCTGGATGACCTCGAAGCACAGTTGGCCGCAATGGATTTCGACTACGGCGTGCATCTCAGCGCCGGGCTGGGCGCGGGCAACACCGTCAGCGATATCGTGCTGCACGCGCCGCTGCGCCGCCGCCGGTTCGGCTTCGACCGGCGCACCGGTCGCGCATTCCGCGTCACCGACGAGCCCGACCCCGAATTCGACCCCGTCGCGCGCCTGCGCGATCGTGCCGTGTCCGTCATCGCCGATGTCGTCCAGGACGCGGCCGACCACGTGCAGGACTTCTTCCGGCACTTGCGCGGCGAACTCGCCTTCTACCTCGGCTGTCTCGCCCTGCAGGACCGATTCCGCGCCGCCGGACTGCCCGTGTGCCTGCCGACCCCGCACCCGGCCGGTACCCCGCGACTGCGCTGCACCGGGTTGCGCGACGTCACCCTCGCCCTGACTTCCCAGATGCCCGTGATCGGCAACGACATCGATGCCGTCGGCCGCACGCTGATCGTGGTGACCGGCGCCAACAGCGGCGGAAAGTCCACCCTGCTGCGCAGTCTCGGCGCCGCGCAACTGATGATGCAGGCGGGCATGCCCGTCCTGGCCGACAGCTTCGAAGCCGATGTCCGCGCGGGGGTGTTCACGCATTTCGTCGCCGAGGAGGACCGCGGCCTGTCCCACGGCAAACTGGTCGACGAACTGTCCCGCATGAGCCGCATCGTCGACCGCCTCACCCCCAACTCCCTGCTGCTGTGCAACGAATCGTTTTCCTCCACAAGCGAATCCGACGCCACCCGCATCGCCGTCCCCATCCTCTCCGCCCTCCTCTCCACCGGCATCGCCATCGTCTTCGTCACCCACCTCTACGAATTCGCCCACCAACGCCACCGATCCGCCCACCCCACCGACCTCTTCCTCCGCGCCCGCCCCCACCCCGACGGCACCCGCACCTTCCACTTCACCCCCGCCCCACCCGACCCCACCAGCCACGCCGCCGACGTCTTCCACCAAATCTTCGGCCGCCCCCCGC
This sequence is a window from Nocardia yunnanensis. Protein-coding genes within it:
- the dinB gene encoding DNA polymerase IV, giving the protein MFVSGSSVGIGDRPERAAILHADLDSFYASVEQRDDRRLRGRPVLVGGGVVLAASYEAKAFGVRTPMNVRQALALCPNAIVVPPRMAAYSQASKQVFEIFRDTTPEVEGISIDEAFLDVAGLWRIAGAPVDIAHRLRARVRAEVGLPISVGVARTKFLAKVASAVSKPDGLLEVPPEKELEFLHPLPVERLWGVGEVTARELHDRGITRVGQLAELGEEPLAAVVGPAVGRHLHALSWARDPRRVDTGRRRRSIGAQRALGRRHRSDEEIEAYLHGLADRLGHRLRTARRVCRTVVLRMRFDDFGRATRSHTLPEATDSGQVILRAACTLLATARPVIHERGGLTLIGLSLTNLDNADTMQLSLPLQARAESTLDTTLDALRDRFGAGTVTRAALLRRGEGISVPILPD
- a CDS encoding ArnT family glycosyltransferase; protein product: MTATTAELAPSEPTAPPIDRGDALPPARRWERLALALLLVGTAAAYLWNITVNAMGNGFYAAAAWSGSQNWKALLFGSLDPGNFITVDKPPVSQWVMGLSGQLFGFSSASMLAPQAIMAVGAVALMYGAVTRVTCSRGAGLLAGVVLAVTPVVALMFRFNNPDAVMVLLMTAAAYCTVRALPRASLRWITLAGVALGFAFLAKMLEGLMVLPALGLAYLIVAPISLRRRLLHSLAALGALLVASGWYVVLTILWPADSRPYLAGSKDNTFMDLVLGYNGFARYLGKNHMGGNSGNPFDLPEGYQIPADIRQGGFGPGGFGNGPDRLFTGEIGFEISWLLPAALVAFVLVLVSRGRRPRTDVMRGAALVFGLWTVIDGALFAGMKSGMHAYYTLAIAPAIAACFALGVFEAWRRRADAIGRIGGAALILAAGVWGFVLLHRNSEWQAWLRWVVLAAVVVAAVGLLALALPPAARLDRLRGRVTTVLLVVGVLAGLAGSTAYAAATLPQSHTGGSPVVGPGRPKKASPADDFRKQLELLFGGQVDPQLVGLLQATHTRWSAAIDRSSPAAGLELASRTSVLAIGGFTSADPVPTLPQFQDLVRDHEISYYLVPEVKLPDSWRVDKTPKDPAAPVDPEQGIWRPAGNKQILDWVRAHYTATQKFGDMTAYDLTAPPH
- a CDS encoding serine hydrolase domain-containing protein, with product MSPGTAALVRIDPDLDAVTTIGDEAEPGAAGVTRADIDAIWQSVQEWYRLGTTPAIQVCLRRRGHVVMNRAIGYGWGNAPKDGPDAPKQLVTPESPFCGFSTAKGVSTALMFMLIEQGAFALTDPVCAYIPEFSSHGKDRITLGDVLSHSAGVPFITPPHRGADLVLDEELAVRGLVDLVPSWPPGRFRVYHALTGGLIQRLLVRRATGKSMREHLREQVLDPLGFRWNNFGVRPEDVDAVVPSVKVGPGPSPIWRHVAGRALGGGLSGPTDATAVRAFLTAELPSGNLVTTAFELSRFYEILTRGGELDGVRIMGPETLAAATRPAPWLPGIAGRVSVGGYELGARRSKFGRHTESHFGRSGLTTQYGWSDRARSLSGAILTSGKAQADTARPARLVAQISELMR
- a CDS encoding MerR family transcriptional regulator; the encoded protein is MVESRNSASLRTAAVAERSGYSVQQIRNLERDGVLPPATRTDTGYRRYRDTHVIAARAYRALAAGVGPVAAKRIVRAAHHDSPATMLALLDAAHARLDAERRDLEATRTAVRHIGSEPLVEVRGSDSMTISQLGEALGVRTSTLRHWDAMGLVTPGRTALRGERVYTPADVRDARIVHQLRRAGYGIPALRLLMGEFGATRRWNEVLDRLTVRDADIESRSLALLAGASELHALRRERASCRVGAGR
- a CDS encoding DUF6194 family protein — its product is MEIDEITEFIESLGGVLTLAPGPGSDFPEIAWGDRFFYYAPDGQVPTRVQPFATLVTKDNPDDTSSNLNRPGVFRLNISAGREAFTEHLGHPPREVADHRGDAGRSDTLLAHPVYAGAAWLAVVNPGARTDAAVRRLLVSAHARARAAYDRQSG
- a CDS encoding MutS-related protein — translated: MSGPSVLWPDTAVPADQLIIDAAAMVDLEIEPILTAILGADEYRLRCWFATPVRHAATVRYRQEVFADLGDDAVRKACDTFARGMRTMRRRIDARDRVQHEHQRSWWQLSAATEYVDAVRRFAEALAVLPLTSRALNQWREFLAGYIDASGFADLTAAVRRTQQALSGVRYSLRIVDRTLEVGPAETIPDYSVTIANLFARFGVGAPRPPRPRSEWDDINHMEEQILDHVAMVHPRAFQQLTEFARAHEHFVDEAVAEFDREIQFYLTYLDFVAHASGTTRAMCLPQLASGDTPVHAEDAFDLALLTRRRPTDTEVVCNDLRLSGPERVLVVTGPNQGGKTTFARAFGQLVYFTALGCPVPARHACLPLADRVFTHFERAEQATDPDGRLGEELLRIRETLAAATADSVIILNESLSSTSSADAVRIGRDVLAQIVARGAIAVWVSFLDELARTGPAAVSMVAATDPDDPARRTFRIERRPADGNAHAVVLAERFGLSYDLVTARIAACE
- a CDS encoding MutS-related protein; this encodes MRVSLLHPPDRPERSTSNGDNTFDDLGLATLCEAAAADPFVRGAIRAALMAPTTDPEVIRYRHAVLADCRAHPAVVRELYRIAALATEVKRRKVGPAHRAGGRLLLALEPLTELISCLRQLRAVCDSDGHHFRAPGFTALMRVVATDLDDGYLDDLEAQLAAMDFDYGVHLSAGLGAGNTVSDIVLHAPLRRRRFGFDRRTGRAFRVTDEPDPEFDPVARLRDRAVSVIADVVQDAADHVQDFFRHLRGELAFYLGCLALQDRFRAAGLPVCLPTPHPAGTPRLRCTGLRDVTLALTSQMPVIGNDIDAVGRTLIVVTGANSGGKSTLLRSLGAAQLMMQAGMPVLADSFEADVRAGVFTHFVAEEDRGLSHGKLVDELSRMSRIVDRLTPNSLLLCNESFSSTSESDATRIAVPILSALLSTGIAIVFVTHLYEFAHQRHRSAHPTDLFLRARPHPDGTRTFHFTPAPPDPTSHAADVFHQIFGRPPRDWGSR